The sequence CGCCAACCTGAACGCATCGTTGTGTCATTTGggtttttgggtttttttcctaCCCAGGTTACGCAGCAGGACGTGAAGAAGGAGAACCCTCTGCAATTCAAGTTTAGGGCAAAGTTCTTTCCAGAGGACGTCTCGGAAGAGCTCATCCAAGAGATCACGCAGAGGCTCTTCTTCCTTCAGGTACCTCCTTGTACCGGTCTAAACGTGCTGTCGCCAGTTAGACTATCAGAATATCATGCTAAAGAAACTAGCATAATATTGAAATGCTTCCTGTGTTTATTCTTTCAAATTTACACCTCAAGCAAAGGTCTGCCGTTATCTAGTGGTCAACAGCCGAATTACACCCAAATCAAACGGGAGGCAGAACACCGACATGCTGTAAAATCCgtgttgtattttcattttgctccACACAGGTGAAGGAAGCAGTCTTAAACGACGAGAACTACTGCCCCCCCGAGACCGCCGTGCTCTTGGCCTCCTACGCCGTCCAGGCCAAGTACGGCGACCACAACAAGGACGTGCACAAGTCTGGCTACCTGGCGGCCGACCGCCTGCTGCCACAAAGGTACAAACGCGCAATGAGAGCCGCCCTTTTGTCATCACGGTGACGCCTTGTCTCGTTCTGGCTGGCAGAGTTCTGGAGCAACACAAGCTGACAAAGGAGCAGTGGGAGGACAGAATACAGACCTGGCACGAGGAACACCGAAGCATGCTCAGGTGGCTGCTACCTACCGTTCAATATTTcatcaataaatacattgGAGGTGTCCGAACTTAAATACGATATGTGTACGCAGGGAGGACGCCATGATGGAGTACCTGAAGATCGCGCAGGACCTGGAGATGTACGGCGTCAACTACTTTGAGATCAAGAACAAGAAGGGCACTGAGCTGTGGCTTGGCGTCGACGCCCTCGGGCTCAACATCTACGAGCACGAAGACAAGTAAGATGAAATGAGTGCAAATCAGAGAACTACTGATTTGCGGATCTTATTGCATCAAAGGCAGTCGGGtttcaatttttaaaatgcacaaaatggGTCATTTTGACCACCGACACTGTTGCTTTTTAATCCCTTCTGACAAGAATGGCATTGATGTGGCTACATTGCCCCCTTGTGGTGACAATGGAAGGTGACGATTGACTGGGCATTTTTTGTCGAGTCTAATCCTAATTTGCAATATTTTCATCAGGTTGTCGCCCAAGATAGGCTTCCCGTGGAGCGAGATCCGAAACATCTCCTTCAATGACAAGAAGTTTGTCATCAAGCCCATTGACAAGAAAGCACCGGTAAATAAATACCTTACTTTTCAAATGTTctgaatatgatttttttgctGGGGAAACCTCTGACTTTGTGCACTGCAGGACTTTGTGTTCTACGCGCCTCGCCTGCGCATCAACAAGCGCATCCTGGCGCTGTGCATGGGCAACCACGAGCTCTACATGCGGCGCAGGAAGCCCGACACCATTGAGGTGCAGCAGATGAAGGCTCAGGCCCGGGAGGAAAAACATCACAAGCAGATGGAGAGGTACAGCAATGTTGCGCCAGCCTTCCCGTCGACTCGCTTCTTGATGTCGTGTCCTCGATCCATCCCCCTCGCTCCAGAGCGCAGCTGGAGaatgagaagaagaagcgcgAGCATGCCGAGAAGGAGAAGCAGCGCATGGAGCGCGAGAAGGACGAGCTGATGGAGCGCCTGCGCAACATCGAGGAGCAGACGCAGCGGGCGCAGAAAGAACTGGAGGAGCAGACCCGCAAAGCCCTGGAGCTGGAACAGGAGAGGAAGCGGGCCAAGGAAGAAGCCCAGCGTCTGGACCAGGAGCGGAGGGCCGCCGAGGAAGCCAAAGCCGCCCTCGCGCAGCAGGCGGCCGACCAGATGACGACCCAGGAACAATTGGTACTCTCCCCCCCTCGCCGTTCTTACTTCTTATTCATACTTTACTGGTGATGATAACGTGCTGTGATTGACAGGCTGCCGAATTAGCCGAGTTCACCGCCAAAATCTCGCTCTTGGAAGAAGCCAAGAGGAAAAAGGAGGACGACGCCACTGAATGGCAGCACAAAGTACAACACTAACGTCTTTACTTCACAGGTCCCATGTAAAAAGATAGTTGTTTTATTGGGTTTGTAAAGGTCATTTAGGCCGTTGTTTTGCATAAAAACAGTGAGGGAGTGGATTTTGATGGCATGGGACCTTCAAcgtttaaaaatgtttcaaaaaaaaaaaaaacagccacgcTTCCTCTCGCTCAGGCCATGGCGGCGCAGGATGATTTGGAGAGGACGCGAGAGGAACTGCGAATGGCCATGACATCGCCCACTACGGCGCCGCACGAGCATGACGAGCACGACGAGAGCAACGAAGAGGCCAGCGCCGAGCTCTTAAGCGACGGAATCAGCAGCCAGCGCAGCGAAGAGCACAGAGTTACCGAGGCGCACAAGAACCAGCGTGTCAAGAACCAGCTGCAGGTCAGGCCACCGCGTAGAGCCACAAaataggggggggggttgtattTCGGAGATTTCacctaaattaaaaaatgaatttcaatGCGACTGTTCTATTTATTGGTCAGGCGCTGAGCTCTGAGCTAGCGGAGGCTCGTGACGACACCAAGAACACGGCCAACGACGTCCTTCATGCCGAGAATGTGCGAGCAGGCCGCGACAAGTACAAGACGCTGCGGCAGATCCGACAGGGCAACACCAAGCAGCGTGTCGACGAGTTCGAGTCCATGTGAGGAGGGCGCCGCACAACAAAACCTCAAACAGGGACTCTCGCTTGCGCCTCGCCAAAAATCCgccaatcccccccccctaaaaaaaaacgtcttttTACCGGCCAACAAAAAATGGCCGACCTGCGCGGATGACTCTAGCTTTCAATGTCGCTCGCTCACTTTGAtttccaacattttctttctggcTAGCATTCTTTTAAACCATTCTGTGTCCTGTGTAGGGTCCTCATGCATTTTACTTTGATTCCTGTTCATGTGGCTCATCAGCTGACCCAGTAAACACGCAAACCAAAAGCGTCTTGAGCCTTTCTGTGACCCTGCTTTAATCCGGCagcagtatttgtttttttgcagaccTTAGTCTCCCATTGGAtgaaagtcatttaaaaaaatgtccttgTATTTATAGATATTGGTATGTTATTAGGTTATATTCCAACATGTTACTATCAAGCTAAAATAGCAAGGTTAGGTATGTTTGAATTATGATAGTAAATAGAGAGGAAAGTGAAATGGGCGATACGTTAGCCACGAATACTACCTTTTCTTTCATCTTGATTAGTTTTGAGGGTATAGTAGTAACTGGAAGAAATGTGGTGAacagaaaatacttttttgaatTGCTTCAACATGACAAAGTACATTTGCAGCGGTACAAAATGTCTACTTTTTTCCGACTTGTCAGTCAGTTTTACATCTGCACTTTCACCAAGTTCAGTCACTTTAAGTTGGCGTTCTGCCTCTTCAGTCATTATAGCCATGAAAGGTAAATTGGATTTCCAATTAAGCCCGCAAGTacacacactaaaaaaaaaacagtggtgATCAAAACATACCCCAATCGAGCGTTGGCCAGCATTGATGAGTCTCTCCAGGTGTGTGTCGACGCTGGTATTGGGCTTGCTTCTGTGGCTGATGCCGCTCCAATCTTCAGCAACCCCAAACGTTTGCCCTCCTCACATCCACAATTTCCAAACGAACGCCGCGAACAATTCTGAGCGAAAACACCGGTAGTTTCAAGGCATTGACTCATTCAAAAAGTATTGGCTTCCTGTCAGCCAAAGTTCACCACGGGTTCAATATGCTTTTTCCCAGTACAATGCACGTGAGTCCCTCTAGTGGCAtggagaaaaatgacatcaacgcaaaaataatgcaaaacaacaaaaatggctcataaatgtttatttttgaaattctTTTGTTTCAAACCACACTACACCATCTTGTCTTTCAACCTTGGTCCCCATTTCTTAATATTTTAGTTTGatgtttcaaacattttacaattATATGTGATGTTACAGAACATCTTTTACTGCGTATATAAGTCACCAAGCTGACAAATTTTCAAGCTGAACATCATAGAAAAATTCGTTATTCGGAATATTGaatgggaaaaagaaaattgtgctGACAAGGTTTGTCAGAAATACACAAAGACGTCTTATATATTCTCATATAAATACAGTTACCGTTACTAGGATACAATTTGTATCAACAAAGAGGTAGGAACATGCGCCAACCAGGCACCAGTTTTCTCCACGTTTACTGAGGCAAATCTTTTATGATAATTGTTAACAATTTCACGTGAGACAGCTAGAAGTGCTTCAACAAGAAAGAAGGCCGATTTTTAAATACTGACAAGCTAATGAGAAGACTAAATTTGAGGTAAATCTGACCTGGAAATGTACTACCACAAAAGAATTCCTTCGGAACTAGCAACTTCACCCCAGAATAAAAAACGTTGCTTCTGAACTAGGAATTATGAACTCTAAACTTTTATTGGACCATGTTTGTAATTAGAACCATTCATTTAAGGGAAGTACCAAAAACTAAAGAATTCCAGGAAGTTGAACCATTGAGAAAAGTTAATAAATCTCTTTCAAGgacattcagaaaaaaaacagcatgatTTATAAATAAACCCAAAGTTTTAGCTGAAAAATATAGACAAATTCTAAAAAATGGTGTGAGCCAATCAGGTGTGGGAGTTttgaggaatattttttttcttatttttcgcAGGTGCTCTGAGTTTCACTTCCCTTTTCCGAGGGAAAGTCTACACTGATGAAAAATAACCTGCCAGTCACACACAAATAGTCCGAGGTAGGCTGTGTTATAGCTCTTGTAAAATACCCTGATATGAttgcctggaaaaaaaagcaagaccACAACAACCAAAAGTGTCCAAATCATAATAccaataatataaataacttaaaatataagaaataaataacttAGGAATGCACTGTTACCCTTAAAAGCCTAGACTCACAAACCATATCATCCAAAATGTAAATGGCAGAAATTCCCATCTTAAGTGCTAGTATAGcatatttatgtattcataTGTACTCCTGGAAATAGCACTCGTACGGTGGGTGTTTTCACAGTCCTGGAACTGGAAACTTCCCCAAGACTGTAAACTACGGCCCAGAGCTCAGAAACCAAGGAACTTTACCACAGAATTCCACATTTTGCCCCTTGACAAGAAACTGCTTTGCTCTAAAAGCAGGGACTTTtgcaaaatgtcttctttgATCAAGCATAGCCAACACTAAGCCTTAGGAGGGGTCAAAAAAAGGTTCAAGAACTACCCTGAGTTTTCTCCAACAATATGGCAGCAGCCAGCTCCTGCGCATCAATCACACTGGGGTTCCGGCTCATCACCACCCTGACCAAATCCGTGGGGAAAATACCACAGAGGTTCAGGAACACCCTCTCCCGCCGGTCTTGGTATTGAGGCACAGAAGAAGACTCTGACTGCACCAGAGGCTCAAGAAAGGACGTCTGTGGTGCCAGTCCACGCTGTGACAAATGTGCATTTGTCAACGGAGAGGACCAAATGTTCTCTGAAGCTGCATTCTGGATTGGGAAGAGATCGTAACGTGGTCTCGGGGGCTGCTGGTAGCGCCGGTCCCAGTTCATTTGATGTTGCTCAGAATGATTCCGATTGACGGGAAACTGGGAGCCTTGGTGATAGCTTCTGGAATCCTGGAGTCGCTCCTCTTGCCAAAGCGAACTCGGCAGAATGGAGCACTGAGAGAAGGTGGATGTTTGGAAGGGATGAAGCGTACCAGCGTGACATTCTCCTGGGTATCTTCTCAGAAGTGGCAGATGAGTCGGCGGCATGTGAGTGGAGCGTGACTGGAAAGGACTTTCTTCCGCATCAAAATCCACTTGCTTGATTCCTGGTGAAGTGTTCTGGCTCAGACCGGGTGGAGTTCGGTTCAGGGGTCTGTTGTACTGATTTTGGcaggggtggtggtggagATGGTGGCACATTGGCCTGTCATCCAAAATCAGGTCTGGGAAGAACGTCTTGGAGTTGCCTTCAGTGCCGCAGTCGGATCGTTGATGCCTGGCTTGAAAATCTTCCAGATAGAAGTGCGCAGGAGTCT comes from Syngnathus acus chromosome 21, fSynAcu1.2, whole genome shotgun sequence and encodes:
- the LOC119139835 gene encoding radixin isoform X2 gives rise to the protein MLSWSLPSSPIQQASSSLTRVLEQHKLTKEQWEDRIQTWHEEHRSMLREDAMMEYLKIAQDLEMYGVNYFEIKNKKGTELWLGVDALGLNIYEHEDKLSPKIGFPWSEIRNISFNDKKFVIKPIDKKAPDFVFYAPRLRINKRILALCMGNHELYMRRRKPDTIEVQQMKAQAREEKHHKQMERAQLENEKKKREHAEKEKQRMEREKDELMERLRNIEEQTQRAQKELEEQTRKALELEQERKRAKEEAQRLDQERRAAEEAKAALAQQAADQMTTQEQLAAELAEFTAKISLLEEAKRKKEDDATEWQHKAMAAQDDLERTREELRMAMTSPTTAPHEHDEHDESNEEASAELLSDGISSQRSEEHRVTEAHKNQRVKNQLQALSSELAEARDDTKNTANDVLHAENVRAGRDKYKTLRQIRQGNTKQRVDEFESM
- the LOC119139835 gene encoding radixin isoform X1 — its product is MKMPKPTNVRVTTMDAELEFAIQPNTTGKQLFDQVVKTVGLREVWFFGLQYIDSKGYFTWLKLNKKVTQQDVKKENPLQFKFRAKFFPEDVSEELIQEITQRLFFLQVKEAVLNDENYCPPETAVLLASYAVQAKYGDHNKDVHKSGYLAADRLLPQRVLEQHKLTKEQWEDRIQTWHEEHRSMLREDAMMEYLKIAQDLEMYGVNYFEIKNKKGTELWLGVDALGLNIYEHEDKLSPKIGFPWSEIRNISFNDKKFVIKPIDKKAPDFVFYAPRLRINKRILALCMGNHELYMRRRKPDTIEVQQMKAQAREEKHHKQMERAQLENEKKKREHAEKEKQRMEREKDELMERLRNIEEQTQRAQKELEEQTRKALELEQERKRAKEEAQRLDQERRAAEEAKAALAQQAADQMTTQEQLAAELAEFTAKISLLEEAKRKKEDDATEWQHKAMAAQDDLERTREELRMAMTSPTTAPHEHDEHDESNEEASAELLSDGISSQRSEEHRVTEAHKNQRVKNQLQALSSELAEARDDTKNTANDVLHAENVRAGRDKYKTLRQIRQGNTKQRVDEFESM